The proteins below come from a single Zea mays cultivar B73 chromosome 8, Zm-B73-REFERENCE-NAM-5.0, whole genome shotgun sequence genomic window:
- the LOC100274000 gene encoding single myb histone 1: protein MGAPKQRWTPEEEAALKAGVAKHGPGKWRTILRDSDFSALLRLRSNVDLKDKWRNLSVTAGGYGSREKARMALKKGRRVVPKLTAEPMDVDVKDMDDAHDTAIDVEPLAMAFESLPTEESPDKSVARLDDLILEAIRKLKEPSGPSKAAIAAYIEDQYWPPADFQRLLSTKLKALVNSGKLIKVNQKYRIAPSPPPSGRIGTKVSSAEGMKAENNNAKRLTKHQVIAELEKMKGMTKEEAAAFAAKAVAEAEVAIAEAEEAARVAEAAENDAEAAKAFLDAVTLSMRNRNAASMMLRAC, encoded by the exons ATGGGGGCGCCGAAGCAGCGCTGGACGCCGGAGGAAGAGGCCGCTCTCAAGGCCGGCGTCGCCAAGCACGGGCCCGGCAAGTGGCGCACCATCCTCCGGGACTCGGACTTCAGCGCGCTCCTGCGCCTCCGCTCCAATGTTGACCTCAAG GACAAGTGGCGCAACTTGAGTGTCACCGCAGGAGGTTATGGGTCTAgagagaaggcaaggatggcgttGAAGAAAGGTAGACGTGTGGTGCCTAAGCTTACTGCTGAGCCAATGGATGTAGatgtgaaggatatggacgatgcTCATGACACAGCCATTGATGTGGAACCGTTAGCAATGGCTTTCGAGTCCTTGCCAACTGAGGAAAGTCCAGATAAGTCAGTTGCTAG GCTCGATGATCTCATATTAGAAGCTATAAGGAAGCTTAAGGAGCCTTCTGGGCCCAGTAAGGCAGCCATTGCTGCATACATTGAG GACCAATACTGGCCACCTGCTGATTTTCAGCGCCTGCTATCTACAAAACTGAAGGCATTGGTTAATTCCGGAAAATTAATCAAG GTAAACCAAAAGTACAGAATTGCACCAAGTCCACCCCCCTCGGGCAGAATAGGCACTAAGGTATCCTCTGCTGAAGGGATGAAGGCAGAAAATAATAATGCTAAACGTCTAACTAAGCATCAAGTGATTGCTGAGCTGGAGAAGATGAAAGGCATGACCAAGGAAGAGGCAGCTGCCTTTGCTGCCAAGGCAGTTGCTGAGGCAGAAGTAgcaatagcagaagctgaggaagCAGCAAGAGTTGCAGAGGCTGCAGAAAATGATGCTGAAGctgcaaaggcttttcttgatgcTGTCACTTTATCAATGAGAAACAGGAATGCTGCTTCCATG ATGCTTCGAGCTTGCTGA
- the LOC100382044 gene encoding sucrose nonfermenting 4-like protein isoform X3 yields MYRFLVDGVWRCDETKPFVRDEYGLISNEVLVENNVLPVVQPEPSIRGTNMDKGTILKTMPLEPSSQNPSMQIAVIRHVVSGILLHNTIYDVVPLSSKLTVLDTQLPVKQAFKIMHDVGLALVPFWDDRQGTITGMLTASDFVLILRKLQRNIQVIGNEEPISAWKEAKLQFYGGPDGAVMQRTPLIHATLISGPRKKLNSACFLFEARATNLPHQISVAKAGLVNKLCFLPDCHCFYICAFILRETFCPKKACSARFKQVI; encoded by the exons ATG TACCGGTTTTTGGTTGATGGTGTCTGGAGGTGTGATGAGACAAAACCCTTTGTACGTGATGAATATGGACTGATCAGCAATGAAGTGCTTGTGGAAAACAATGTACTACCCGTTGTGCAGCCAGAGCCTTCTATCAGAGGAACTAATATGGATAAGGGTACCATTTTGAAAACA ATGCCCCTGGAGCCATCATCTCAGAACCCAAGCATGCAAATAGCAGTTATCCGCCATGTGGTCTCTGGAATATTATTACACAATACCATATATGACGTTGTTCCCCTTTCTAGCAAG TTAACAGTTTTGGACACTCAGCTTCCTGTTAAACAAGCATTTAAAATAATGCATGATGTG GGTCTTGCTCTGGTTCCTTTTTGGGATGACCGTCAGGGAACCATAACAGGCATGCTCACTGCATCAGATTTTGTTTTAATCTTGAGAAAG TTGCAGAGAAACATTCAAGTTATTGGCAACGAAGAGCCCATTTCTGCTTGGAAAGAAGCAAAGCTACAGTTCTATGGTGGGCCTGATGGTGCTGTCATGCAGAGAACGCCATTAATCCAT GCAACATTGATCTCagggccaagaaagaagctcaactcGGCATGCTTCCTGTTTGAAGCAAGGGCAACAAACTTACCCCACCAGATCTCTGTCGCCAAAGCAGGGCTAGTGAATAAGCTGTGTTTCCTCCCGGATTGTCACTGCTTTTATATTTGTGCATTTATTTTGAGGGAAACATTTTGCCCAAAAAAGGCCTGCAGTGCACGTTTTAAACAAGTCATTTGA
- the LOC100382044 gene encoding sucrose nonfermenting 4-like protein isoform X1: protein MLLSTSTSWKGQNAGSASTRHPISTYRFLVDGVWRCDETKPFVRDEYGLISNEVLVENNVLPVVQPEPSIRGTNMDKGTILKTMPLEPSSQNPSMQIAVIRHVVSGILLHNTIYDVVPLSSKLTVLDTQLPVKQAFKIMHDVGLALVPFWDDRQGTITGMLTASDFVLILRKLQRNIQVIGNEEPISAWKEAKLQFYGGPDGAVMQRTPLIHATLISGPRKKLNSACFLFEARATNLPHQISVAKAGLVNKLCFLPDCHCFYICAFILRETFCPKKACSARFKQVI from the exons ATGTTGTTGTCAACATCAACCTCCTGGAAGGGCCAGAACGCAGGCAGCGCCTCAACTCGTCACCCCATCAGCACG TACCGGTTTTTGGTTGATGGTGTCTGGAGGTGTGATGAGACAAAACCCTTTGTACGTGATGAATATGGACTGATCAGCAATGAAGTGCTTGTGGAAAACAATGTACTACCCGTTGTGCAGCCAGAGCCTTCTATCAGAGGAACTAATATGGATAAGGGTACCATTTTGAAAACA ATGCCCCTGGAGCCATCATCTCAGAACCCAAGCATGCAAATAGCAGTTATCCGCCATGTGGTCTCTGGAATATTATTACACAATACCATATATGACGTTGTTCCCCTTTCTAGCAAG TTAACAGTTTTGGACACTCAGCTTCCTGTTAAACAAGCATTTAAAATAATGCATGATGTG GGTCTTGCTCTGGTTCCTTTTTGGGATGACCGTCAGGGAACCATAACAGGCATGCTCACTGCATCAGATTTTGTTTTAATCTTGAGAAAG TTGCAGAGAAACATTCAAGTTATTGGCAACGAAGAGCCCATTTCTGCTTGGAAAGAAGCAAAGCTACAGTTCTATGGTGGGCCTGATGGTGCTGTCATGCAGAGAACGCCATTAATCCAT GCAACATTGATCTCagggccaagaaagaagctcaactcGGCATGCTTCCTGTTTGAAGCAAGGGCAACAAACTTACCCCACCAGATCTCTGTCGCCAAAGCAGGGCTAGTGAATAAGCTGTGTTTCCTCCCGGATTGTCACTGCTTTTATATTTGTGCATTTATTTTGAGGGAAACATTTTGCCCAAAAAAGGCCTGCAGTGCACGTTTTAAACAAGTCATTTGA
- the LOC100382044 gene encoding sucrose nonfermenting 4-like protein isoform X2 produces MLLSTSTSWKGQNAGSASTRHPISTYRFLVDGVWRCDETKPFVRDEYGLISNEVLVENNVLPVVQPEPSIRGTNMDKGTILKTMPLEPSSQNPSMQIAVIRHVVSGILLHNTIYDVVPLSSKGLALVPFWDDRQGTITGMLTASDFVLILRKLQRNIQVIGNEEPISAWKEAKLQFYGGPDGAVMQRTPLIHATLISGPRKKLNSACFLFEARATNLPHQISVAKAGLVNKLCFLPDCHCFYICAFILRETFCPKKACSARFKQVI; encoded by the exons ATGTTGTTGTCAACATCAACCTCCTGGAAGGGCCAGAACGCAGGCAGCGCCTCAACTCGTCACCCCATCAGCACG TACCGGTTTTTGGTTGATGGTGTCTGGAGGTGTGATGAGACAAAACCCTTTGTACGTGATGAATATGGACTGATCAGCAATGAAGTGCTTGTGGAAAACAATGTACTACCCGTTGTGCAGCCAGAGCCTTCTATCAGAGGAACTAATATGGATAAGGGTACCATTTTGAAAACA ATGCCCCTGGAGCCATCATCTCAGAACCCAAGCATGCAAATAGCAGTTATCCGCCATGTGGTCTCTGGAATATTATTACACAATACCATATATGACGTTGTTCCCCTTTCTAGCAAG GGTCTTGCTCTGGTTCCTTTTTGGGATGACCGTCAGGGAACCATAACAGGCATGCTCACTGCATCAGATTTTGTTTTAATCTTGAGAAAG TTGCAGAGAAACATTCAAGTTATTGGCAACGAAGAGCCCATTTCTGCTTGGAAAGAAGCAAAGCTACAGTTCTATGGTGGGCCTGATGGTGCTGTCATGCAGAGAACGCCATTAATCCAT GCAACATTGATCTCagggccaagaaagaagctcaactcGGCATGCTTCCTGTTTGAAGCAAGGGCAACAAACTTACCCCACCAGATCTCTGTCGCCAAAGCAGGGCTAGTGAATAAGCTGTGTTTCCTCCCGGATTGTCACTGCTTTTATATTTGTGCATTTATTTTGAGGGAAACATTTTGCCCAAAAAAGGCCTGCAGTGCACGTTTTAAACAAGTCATTTGA
- the LOC100382044 gene encoding sucrose nonfermenting 4-like protein isoform X9 yields the protein MKCLWKTMYYPLCSQSLLSEELIWIRMPLEPSSQNPSMQIAVIRHVVSGILLHNTIYDVVPLSSKGLALVPFWDDRQGTITGMLTASDFVLILRKLQRNIQVIGNEEPISAWKEAKLQFYGGPDGAVMQRTPLIHTGNIDLRAKKEAQLGMLPV from the exons ATGAAGTGCTTGTGGAAAACAATGTACTACCCGTTGTGCAGCCAGAGCCTTCTATCAGAGGAACTAATATGGATAAGG ATGCCCCTGGAGCCATCATCTCAGAACCCAAGCATGCAAATAGCAGTTATCCGCCATGTGGTCTCTGGAATATTATTACACAATACCATATATGACGTTGTTCCCCTTTCTAGCAAG GGTCTTGCTCTGGTTCCTTTTTGGGATGACCGTCAGGGAACCATAACAGGCATGCTCACTGCATCAGATTTTGTTTTAATCTTGAGAAAG TTGCAGAGAAACATTCAAGTTATTGGCAACGAAGAGCCCATTTCTGCTTGGAAAGAAGCAAAGCTACAGTTCTATGGTGGGCCTGATGGTGCTGTCATGCAGAGAACGCCATTAATCCAT ACAGGCAACATTGATCTCagggccaagaaagaagctcaactcGGCATGCTTCCTGTTTGA
- the LOC100382044 gene encoding sucrose nonfermenting 4-like protein isoform X8 translates to MYRFLVDGVWRCDETKPFVRDEYGLISNEVLVENNVLPVVQPEPSIRGTNMDKGTILKTMPLEPSSQNPSMQIAVIRHVVSGILLHNTIYDVVPLSSKLTVLDTQLPVKQAFKIMHDVGLALVPFWDDRQGTITGMLTASDFVLILRKLQRNIQVIGNEEPISAWKEAKLQFYGGPDGAVMQRTPLIHTGNIDLRAKKEAQLGMLPV, encoded by the exons ATG TACCGGTTTTTGGTTGATGGTGTCTGGAGGTGTGATGAGACAAAACCCTTTGTACGTGATGAATATGGACTGATCAGCAATGAAGTGCTTGTGGAAAACAATGTACTACCCGTTGTGCAGCCAGAGCCTTCTATCAGAGGAACTAATATGGATAAGGGTACCATTTTGAAAACA ATGCCCCTGGAGCCATCATCTCAGAACCCAAGCATGCAAATAGCAGTTATCCGCCATGTGGTCTCTGGAATATTATTACACAATACCATATATGACGTTGTTCCCCTTTCTAGCAAG TTAACAGTTTTGGACACTCAGCTTCCTGTTAAACAAGCATTTAAAATAATGCATGATGTG GGTCTTGCTCTGGTTCCTTTTTGGGATGACCGTCAGGGAACCATAACAGGCATGCTCACTGCATCAGATTTTGTTTTAATCTTGAGAAAG TTGCAGAGAAACATTCAAGTTATTGGCAACGAAGAGCCCATTTCTGCTTGGAAAGAAGCAAAGCTACAGTTCTATGGTGGGCCTGATGGTGCTGTCATGCAGAGAACGCCATTAATCCAT ACAGGCAACATTGATCTCagggccaagaaagaagctcaactcGGCATGCTTCCTGTTTGA
- the LOC100382044 gene encoding sucrose nonfermenting 4-like protein isoform X7, with protein sequence MLLSTSTSWKGQNAGSASTRHPISTYRFLVDGVWRCDETKPFVRDEYGLISNEVLVENNVLPVVQPEPSIRGTNMDKGTILKTMPLEPSSQNPSMQIAVIRHVVSGILLHNTIYDVVPLSSKGLALVPFWDDRQGTITGMLTASDFVLILRKLQRNIQVIGNEEPISAWKEAKLQFYGGPDGAVMQRTPLIHTGNIDLRAKKEAQLGMLPV encoded by the exons ATGTTGTTGTCAACATCAACCTCCTGGAAGGGCCAGAACGCAGGCAGCGCCTCAACTCGTCACCCCATCAGCACG TACCGGTTTTTGGTTGATGGTGTCTGGAGGTGTGATGAGACAAAACCCTTTGTACGTGATGAATATGGACTGATCAGCAATGAAGTGCTTGTGGAAAACAATGTACTACCCGTTGTGCAGCCAGAGCCTTCTATCAGAGGAACTAATATGGATAAGGGTACCATTTTGAAAACA ATGCCCCTGGAGCCATCATCTCAGAACCCAAGCATGCAAATAGCAGTTATCCGCCATGTGGTCTCTGGAATATTATTACACAATACCATATATGACGTTGTTCCCCTTTCTAGCAAG GGTCTTGCTCTGGTTCCTTTTTGGGATGACCGTCAGGGAACCATAACAGGCATGCTCACTGCATCAGATTTTGTTTTAATCTTGAGAAAG TTGCAGAGAAACATTCAAGTTATTGGCAACGAAGAGCCCATTTCTGCTTGGAAAGAAGCAAAGCTACAGTTCTATGGTGGGCCTGATGGTGCTGTCATGCAGAGAACGCCATTAATCCAT ACAGGCAACATTGATCTCagggccaagaaagaagctcaactcGGCATGCTTCCTGTTTGA
- the LOC100382044 gene encoding sucrose nonfermenting 4-like protein isoform X6, producing MLLSTSTSWKGQNAGSASTRHPISTYRFLVDGVWRCDETKPFVRDEYGLISNEVLVENNVLPVVQPEPSIRGTNMDKGTILKTMPLEPSSQNPSMQIAVIRHVVSGILLHNTIYDVVPLSSKGLALVPFWDDRQGTITGMLTASDFVLILRKLQRNIQVIGNEEPISAWKEAKLQFYGGPDGAVMQRTPLIHFVQTGNIDLRAKKEAQLGMLPV from the exons ATGTTGTTGTCAACATCAACCTCCTGGAAGGGCCAGAACGCAGGCAGCGCCTCAACTCGTCACCCCATCAGCACG TACCGGTTTTTGGTTGATGGTGTCTGGAGGTGTGATGAGACAAAACCCTTTGTACGTGATGAATATGGACTGATCAGCAATGAAGTGCTTGTGGAAAACAATGTACTACCCGTTGTGCAGCCAGAGCCTTCTATCAGAGGAACTAATATGGATAAGGGTACCATTTTGAAAACA ATGCCCCTGGAGCCATCATCTCAGAACCCAAGCATGCAAATAGCAGTTATCCGCCATGTGGTCTCTGGAATATTATTACACAATACCATATATGACGTTGTTCCCCTTTCTAGCAAG GGTCTTGCTCTGGTTCCTTTTTGGGATGACCGTCAGGGAACCATAACAGGCATGCTCACTGCATCAGATTTTGTTTTAATCTTGAGAAAG TTGCAGAGAAACATTCAAGTTATTGGCAACGAAGAGCCCATTTCTGCTTGGAAAGAAGCAAAGCTACAGTTCTATGGTGGGCCTGATGGTGCTGTCATGCAGAGAACGCCATTAATCCAT TTTGTACAGACAGGCAACATTGATCTCagggccaagaaagaagctcaactcGGCATGCTTCCTGTTTGA
- the LOC100382044 gene encoding sucrose nonfermenting 4-like protein isoform X4 — protein MLLSTSTSWKGQNAGSASTRHPISTYRFLVDGVWRCDETKPFVRDEYGLISNEVLVENNVLPVVQPEPSIRGTNMDKGTILKTMPLEPSSQNPSMQIAVIRHVVSGILLHNTIYDVVPLSSKLTVLDTQLPVKQAFKIMHDVGLALVPFWDDRQGTITGMLTASDFVLILRKLQRNIQVIGNEEPISAWKEAKLQFYGGPDGAVMQRTPLIHFVQTGNIDLRAKKEAQLGMLPV, from the exons ATGTTGTTGTCAACATCAACCTCCTGGAAGGGCCAGAACGCAGGCAGCGCCTCAACTCGTCACCCCATCAGCACG TACCGGTTTTTGGTTGATGGTGTCTGGAGGTGTGATGAGACAAAACCCTTTGTACGTGATGAATATGGACTGATCAGCAATGAAGTGCTTGTGGAAAACAATGTACTACCCGTTGTGCAGCCAGAGCCTTCTATCAGAGGAACTAATATGGATAAGGGTACCATTTTGAAAACA ATGCCCCTGGAGCCATCATCTCAGAACCCAAGCATGCAAATAGCAGTTATCCGCCATGTGGTCTCTGGAATATTATTACACAATACCATATATGACGTTGTTCCCCTTTCTAGCAAG TTAACAGTTTTGGACACTCAGCTTCCTGTTAAACAAGCATTTAAAATAATGCATGATGTG GGTCTTGCTCTGGTTCCTTTTTGGGATGACCGTCAGGGAACCATAACAGGCATGCTCACTGCATCAGATTTTGTTTTAATCTTGAGAAAG TTGCAGAGAAACATTCAAGTTATTGGCAACGAAGAGCCCATTTCTGCTTGGAAAGAAGCAAAGCTACAGTTCTATGGTGGGCCTGATGGTGCTGTCATGCAGAGAACGCCATTAATCCAT TTTGTACAGACAGGCAACATTGATCTCagggccaagaaagaagctcaactcGGCATGCTTCCTGTTTGA
- the LOC100382044 gene encoding sucrose nonfermenting 4-like protein isoform X5 — MLLSTSTSWKGQNAGSASTRHPISTYRFLVDGVWRCDETKPFVRDEYGLISNEVLVENNVLPVVQPEPSIRGTNMDKGTILKTMPLEPSSQNPSMQIAVIRHVVSGILLHNTIYDVVPLSSKLTVLDTQLPVKQAFKIMHDVGLALVPFWDDRQGTITGMLTASDFVLILRKLQRNIQVIGNEEPISAWKEAKLQFYGGPDGAVMQRTPLIHTGNIDLRAKKEAQLGMLPV, encoded by the exons ATGTTGTTGTCAACATCAACCTCCTGGAAGGGCCAGAACGCAGGCAGCGCCTCAACTCGTCACCCCATCAGCACG TACCGGTTTTTGGTTGATGGTGTCTGGAGGTGTGATGAGACAAAACCCTTTGTACGTGATGAATATGGACTGATCAGCAATGAAGTGCTTGTGGAAAACAATGTACTACCCGTTGTGCAGCCAGAGCCTTCTATCAGAGGAACTAATATGGATAAGGGTACCATTTTGAAAACA ATGCCCCTGGAGCCATCATCTCAGAACCCAAGCATGCAAATAGCAGTTATCCGCCATGTGGTCTCTGGAATATTATTACACAATACCATATATGACGTTGTTCCCCTTTCTAGCAAG TTAACAGTTTTGGACACTCAGCTTCCTGTTAAACAAGCATTTAAAATAATGCATGATGTG GGTCTTGCTCTGGTTCCTTTTTGGGATGACCGTCAGGGAACCATAACAGGCATGCTCACTGCATCAGATTTTGTTTTAATCTTGAGAAAG TTGCAGAGAAACATTCAAGTTATTGGCAACGAAGAGCCCATTTCTGCTTGGAAAGAAGCAAAGCTACAGTTCTATGGTGGGCCTGATGGTGCTGTCATGCAGAGAACGCCATTAATCCAT ACAGGCAACATTGATCTCagggccaagaaagaagctcaactcGGCATGCTTCCTGTTTGA